One window of the Arthrobacter sp. zg-Y919 genome contains the following:
- a CDS encoding dihydrolipoamide acetyltransferase family protein codes for MTEKTFRLPDVGEGLTEADIVQWKVQPGDTVAVNDVIVEIETAKSLVELPSPYAGTVSSLLVAEGETVDVGTAIISVTVDGGAGAPKAEEAKAPAAEAEEASAPAAETEAPAASLTGTGPKPDAVRRRLRRPAAADAQVSAKPERIVKPAPVPAPAAEPAPEPVRPTTPETAPAPASSGTAAVSDRVNRLIQRVLAKPPVRKAAKDLGINLADVTATGASGEVTKQDLISYQAQREAERDSAGEFWAPGAGAEDSRIERIPVRGVRRATAKAMVESAFSAPHVSIFVDVDASRTMEFVKRLKTSKDFDGIKVSPLLILAKAVIWAAARNPSVNATWAGEEILVKHFMNLGIAAATPRGLMVPNIKDAHELSLKELAIALNTLAATAREGRTPPADMRGGTLTVTNIGSLGIDTGTPIINPGEVAIVAFGTIKQKPWVVNGEVVPRWITTLGGSFDHRVVDGDLSARFMADVAAILEEPALLLD; via the coding sequence ATGACTGAAAAGACATTCCGCCTGCCGGACGTGGGCGAAGGCCTGACCGAAGCCGACATTGTGCAGTGGAAGGTTCAGCCGGGCGACACGGTTGCCGTCAACGACGTGATCGTGGAAATCGAAACGGCGAAATCGCTGGTCGAGCTTCCTTCGCCGTATGCCGGCACGGTGTCTTCGCTGCTGGTTGCCGAAGGGGAAACGGTCGACGTCGGGACGGCCATCATCAGCGTGACGGTCGACGGCGGCGCCGGCGCGCCGAAGGCGGAAGAAGCCAAGGCGCCCGCCGCGGAAGCGGAAGAAGCCTCGGCGCCCGCCGCGGAAACGGAAGCTCCGGCAGCTTCGTTGACCGGTACCGGTCCCAAACCGGATGCAGTGCGCCGCCGCCTGCGCCGGCCCGCCGCGGCCGATGCCCAGGTGTCCGCGAAACCGGAACGCATCGTCAAACCGGCACCCGTCCCGGCACCTGCGGCAGAACCAGCCCCGGAACCCGTCCGGCCCACTACCCCGGAAACCGCGCCCGCCCCGGCGTCGTCCGGAACCGCCGCTGTCTCCGACCGGGTCAACCGGCTGATCCAGCGCGTGCTGGCCAAGCCCCCGGTGCGGAAGGCCGCAAAGGACCTGGGCATCAACCTCGCGGACGTCACCGCCACCGGAGCCAGCGGCGAAGTGACCAAGCAGGACCTGATCAGCTACCAGGCGCAGCGCGAGGCCGAGCGCGATTCGGCCGGGGAATTCTGGGCGCCGGGCGCCGGAGCGGAGGACTCGCGCATTGAACGCATCCCGGTCAGGGGAGTGCGCCGAGCCACGGCAAAGGCCATGGTTGAAAGCGCCTTCAGCGCACCGCACGTCAGCATCTTCGTGGACGTGGATGCTTCCCGGACCATGGAGTTCGTGAAGCGGCTGAAGACGTCGAAGGACTTTGACGGCATTAAGGTCTCCCCGCTGCTGATCCTTGCGAAGGCCGTTATCTGGGCGGCGGCACGGAACCCGTCCGTCAACGCCACCTGGGCCGGGGAGGAGATCCTGGTCAAGCACTTCATGAACCTCGGCATTGCGGCAGCCACCCCGCGCGGGTTGATGGTGCCCAACATCAAGGACGCCCACGAGCTCTCGCTGAAGGAACTGGCGATCGCCCTCAACACCCTGGCGGCAACCGCACGGGAGGGCCGGACGCCCCCGGCTGACATGCGGGGCGGCACGCTGACGGTCACGAATATCGGTTCGCTCGGCATCGACACGGGCACCCCGATCATCAATCCCGGCGAAGTGGCCATCGTCGCGTTTGGCACCATTAAGCAGAAGCCCTGGGTGGTCAACGGCGAGGTTGTGCCGCGCTGGATCACGACGCTCGGTGGTTCCTTCGACCACCGCGTGGTCGACGGCGACCTGTCGGCACGCTTCATGGCCGACGTTGCCGCCATCCTGGAAGAACCGGCGCTGCTGCTGGACTGA
- the pdhA gene encoding pyruvate dehydrogenase (acetyl-transferring) E1 component subunit alpha, producing MDVGNLPASEFDAAGLEHSLMGAPEDNPVPDMVQLLTIDGELLQDDEYSSYVKDLSPEELRGFYRDMFLVRRFDEEATALQRQGELVMWVPLTGQEGAQIGSGRALLPQDYVFPTYREHGVAYTRGLELAQLLRRFRGISHGGWDPREVNFHLYTLVLAAQVPHAVGYAMGMARDRLVDPKLPEAATVAYFGDGASSEGDVHEGMVFAASYNAPVVFFCQNNHWAISVPTEVQSRIPLANRAQGYGFPGVRVDGNDVLAVHAVTRWALEHARSGGGPVLIEAFTYRMSAHTTADDPTKYRLSADEEAWLDRDPLLRMEKYLRGQGLADDAFFEELREEGRTMAVRLRDNVQQMEAPGFEDAFADVYAEAHPLIREELDAHRRYEAGFADADADANADAVAPHDTATSSTPSREHTA from the coding sequence ATGGACGTAGGAAACCTGCCGGCCAGCGAGTTCGACGCGGCCGGACTGGAGCACTCCCTCATGGGTGCTCCCGAAGACAACCCTGTCCCGGACATGGTCCAGCTGCTCACCATCGACGGTGAGCTTCTGCAGGATGACGAGTACAGCAGCTACGTCAAGGACCTGAGCCCCGAGGAACTCCGCGGATTCTACCGGGACATGTTCCTGGTCCGCCGGTTCGATGAAGAAGCCACCGCCCTTCAGCGCCAGGGCGAACTCGTGATGTGGGTTCCCCTCACCGGCCAGGAAGGCGCCCAGATCGGCTCGGGCCGGGCCCTGCTCCCACAGGACTACGTTTTCCCCACCTACCGCGAGCACGGGGTCGCCTATACCCGCGGCCTGGAACTTGCCCAGCTGCTGCGCCGCTTCCGCGGCATCTCACACGGCGGCTGGGATCCCCGCGAGGTGAATTTCCATCTCTACACCCTGGTACTGGCCGCGCAGGTGCCGCACGCCGTCGGCTATGCCATGGGCATGGCCCGCGACCGGCTGGTGGATCCCAAGCTTCCCGAAGCCGCCACGGTTGCCTACTTCGGCGACGGTGCAAGCTCTGAAGGCGACGTCCATGAAGGCATGGTATTCGCTGCGTCCTATAACGCTCCGGTGGTGTTCTTCTGCCAGAACAACCACTGGGCCATCTCCGTCCCCACCGAAGTGCAGTCCCGGATCCCGCTGGCCAACCGCGCCCAGGGCTACGGCTTCCCCGGCGTCCGCGTGGACGGCAATGACGTCCTCGCTGTCCATGCCGTGACGCGCTGGGCGCTCGAACACGCCCGTTCGGGCGGCGGCCCCGTGCTGATCGAGGCATTCACCTACCGGATGAGCGCGCATACGACGGCGGACGACCCCACCAAATACCGGCTGAGCGCTGACGAGGAAGCCTGGCTGGACCGGGATCCGCTGCTCCGGATGGAAAAATACCTGCGTGGCCAGGGACTGGCGGATGATGCGTTCTTTGAGGAGCTCCGCGAGGAAGGCCGCACCATGGCCGTCCGGCTCCGGGACAACGTGCAGCAGATGGAGGCGCCGGGCTTCGAGGACGCCTTTGCCGATGTGTACGCCGAAGCGCACCCGCTGATCCGCGAGGAACTGGACGCCCACCGCCGGTACGAAGCCGGTTTCGCCGACGCCGACGCCGACGCGAACGCCGACGCTGTAGCTCCGCACGACACCGCCACCTCCTCGACCCCTTCCCGGGAGCACACCGCATGA
- a CDS encoding transketolase C-terminal domain-containing protein: MSTTMTMAKAINAGLRAALESHPNSLLMGEDIGSLGGVYRVTEGLKADFGADRVMDTPLAESGIIGTAIGLALRGYLPVCEIQFDGFVFPGFNQITTQLAKMHSRSDGALSAPVVIRIPYGGGIGSIEHHSESPEALFAHTAGLRIITPSNPQDAYWMIQQAVACKDPVIVFEPKRRYWLKGDVDTTAPTSDPFSAHVVREGTDATIVAYGPLVPVALAAAAAAEEDGRSVEVVDLRSISPIDFDTVTDSVRKTGRLIVTHEAPTFGGIGGEIAARVAERAFLSLEAPVLRVGGFHMPYPVAKVEEHYLPDIDRLLEALDRSFAY; this comes from the coding sequence ATGAGCACCACCATGACCATGGCCAAGGCCATTAACGCTGGCCTGCGCGCGGCCCTGGAATCCCACCCGAATTCCCTCCTGATGGGCGAGGACATCGGCTCCCTCGGCGGCGTCTACCGGGTCACGGAAGGCTTGAAGGCCGACTTCGGCGCGGACCGCGTTATGGACACGCCGTTGGCGGAATCCGGGATTATCGGCACTGCCATCGGCCTGGCCCTGCGGGGCTACCTGCCCGTCTGCGAGATCCAGTTCGACGGCTTCGTCTTCCCGGGCTTCAATCAGATCACCACCCAGCTGGCCAAGATGCACTCCCGCAGCGACGGTGCGTTGAGCGCTCCCGTGGTTATCCGGATCCCCTACGGCGGCGGCATCGGCTCGATTGAGCACCACTCCGAATCGCCCGAGGCCCTCTTTGCCCACACCGCGGGACTGCGCATCATCACGCCGTCGAACCCTCAGGACGCCTACTGGATGATCCAGCAGGCAGTGGCGTGCAAGGATCCCGTGATTGTCTTCGAACCCAAGCGCCGCTACTGGCTCAAGGGCGACGTCGATACCACCGCACCAACGTCCGATCCGTTCTCTGCCCATGTGGTCCGCGAGGGAACCGACGCAACCATCGTGGCCTACGGGCCCCTGGTCCCGGTGGCGTTGGCAGCGGCCGCAGCTGCGGAAGAGGACGGACGGTCAGTGGAAGTGGTGGACCTGCGGTCCATTTCGCCGATCGATTTCGACACCGTCACCGACTCCGTCCGGAAAACCGGACGCCTGATCGTCACCCATGAGGCGCCCACGTTTGGCGGCATCGGCGGCGAAATTGCTGCCCGCGTGGCCGAACGTGCCTTCCTCTCCCTGGAGGCACCGGTGCTGCGTGTGGGCGGATTCCACATGCCGTATCCGGTAGCGAAGGTCGAAGAGCACTATCTGCCGGATATCGACCGGCTGCTCGAAGCCCTGGACCGCTCCTTCGCCTACTGA
- a CDS encoding PLP-dependent aminotransferase family protein produces the protein MAAMTPEEFAVELPVNTMAALERAAGSHRHEVLFSNRAFHIKQSAVRDVFDISIRPGLISLAGGSPDLRSLPLAELGRTAQQIIAEHGLEALQYGGGQGMEELRRQACEVMAAEGILDADPADIVITTGSQSAQDVAAKVFCDPGDVILCEDPTYVGALNAFEAYEVDVRTVPMDDGGLVPEALERRIREVRAEGKTIKLLYTIPSFNNPSGITLTAGRRQEVVGICRRNNILVLEDNPYGLLRFDGEPLAPMRAENPHDVLYLGSFSKIFAPGVRLGWALVPRHLYRRFYLACEAVVLCPSPLTQMLVSAYLRDYDWRGHIRTSRSRYAERCAAMLAALQEHLPEGVTWTRPDGGFFVWVTLPEGVDTYPLLYEAINAGTVFIPGAAFTPGEQQSNKLRLAFSSVSPEDISEGVRRLAPVLRAAVGAVKVR, from the coding sequence ATGGCTGCCATGACCCCCGAGGAATTCGCCGTCGAACTACCCGTGAACACCATGGCCGCGCTGGAGCGTGCTGCGGGTTCACACCGTCATGAAGTCCTGTTCTCCAACCGCGCCTTCCACATCAAACAGTCCGCCGTGCGGGACGTCTTCGATATTTCCATCCGTCCCGGCCTGATTTCCCTGGCCGGAGGCAGCCCCGACCTGCGTTCACTCCCCCTGGCGGAACTGGGCCGCACGGCCCAGCAGATCATTGCGGAACACGGACTGGAGGCACTGCAGTACGGCGGCGGGCAGGGCATGGAAGAGCTGCGGAGACAGGCATGCGAGGTCATGGCTGCGGAGGGAATCCTCGACGCCGATCCCGCGGACATCGTCATCACCACCGGGTCGCAGTCCGCGCAGGATGTTGCCGCCAAAGTTTTCTGCGATCCCGGCGATGTCATCCTCTGCGAGGACCCTACCTATGTGGGTGCACTGAATGCCTTCGAGGCCTACGAGGTGGACGTGCGCACCGTCCCCATGGACGACGGCGGCCTGGTTCCGGAGGCGCTCGAGCGGCGGATCCGCGAAGTGCGTGCCGAAGGCAAAACCATCAAGCTGCTCTACACCATTCCAAGTTTCAACAATCCAAGCGGTATTACGCTCACCGCCGGACGGCGCCAGGAAGTTGTCGGGATCTGCCGGCGGAACAACATCCTGGTCCTCGAGGACAATCCCTACGGGCTGCTGCGGTTCGACGGCGAACCGCTGGCACCGATGCGGGCGGAAAACCCGCACGACGTGCTGTATCTGGGCTCGTTTTCCAAGATTTTCGCCCCCGGTGTCCGGCTGGGCTGGGCGCTGGTTCCCCGCCACCTGTACCGGCGTTTCTACCTCGCCTGCGAGGCCGTTGTCCTCTGCCCCTCGCCGTTGACCCAGATGCTGGTTTCGGCCTATCTGCGGGACTACGACTGGAGGGGCCACATCCGCACTTCCCGCAGCCGCTATGCCGAGCGGTGCGCCGCGATGCTGGCAGCACTGCAGGAACACCTGCCGGAGGGCGTCACCTGGACCCGGCCGGACGGCGGATTCTTCGTCTGGGTGACGCTCCCCGAGGGTGTGGACACCTATCCCCTGCTGTATGAAGCCATCAATGCCGGCACGGTGTTCATCCCGGGTGCGGCCTTCACCCCCGGCGAGCAGCAGTCAAACAAACTGCGCCTGGCTTTCAGCTCCGTCTCCCCGGAGGACATTTCCGAAGGCGTGCGCCGGCTCGCACCGGTCCTGCGTGCCGCCGTCGGCGCCGTCAAGGTGCGCTGA
- a CDS encoding LuxR C-terminal-related transcriptional regulator has translation MLSQVSLDVYRFAVSRPGWTAGEASEALGYTSRAIDTAIGELTTRCLLLKQSDDCPSYIAVSPDVALAELVDPDERALLELRGRIYARRREMAALTPAYTEARKRLAADASVEVVEDQEKVQRVLIEYGRSATDRVLIARPGHGANADIHEESVQKDLDLLRSGVRRQTLYHASTRDHVPTRKAVETITAAGGQFRTLPYMPLRTLIFDEKVAVVARELYPGDVAGLVVRDPNLIRIFGLLFEFAWGLAEPYLSDNPGGEGLTSTQRSVLTALASGYSDEAIARRVGISVRTCRRHIAWMLEELGAESRFQAGIKAHKAGWI, from the coding sequence GTGCTGTCTCAGGTTTCGCTCGACGTTTACCGTTTTGCCGTAAGCCGTCCGGGGTGGACGGCCGGAGAGGCTTCCGAGGCGCTGGGGTACACGAGCCGGGCCATCGATACCGCAATTGGGGAATTGACTACGCGCTGCCTCCTGCTCAAGCAGTCCGACGACTGCCCGAGCTACATCGCGGTGTCCCCGGATGTGGCCCTCGCCGAACTGGTTGATCCGGATGAACGTGCCCTCCTGGAGCTGCGGGGCAGGATCTATGCCCGCCGGAGGGAGATGGCCGCATTGACGCCGGCCTACACCGAAGCACGTAAGCGTCTGGCCGCCGATGCCTCGGTGGAAGTGGTGGAGGACCAGGAAAAGGTCCAGCGGGTGCTGATCGAGTACGGGCGAAGCGCCACCGACCGGGTCCTCATCGCGCGTCCGGGGCATGGCGCCAATGCCGACATCCATGAGGAAAGCGTGCAGAAGGACCTTGACCTCCTGCGCAGCGGCGTCCGGCGGCAGACCCTGTACCACGCCAGCACCCGGGACCACGTGCCCACCCGCAAGGCTGTCGAGACCATCACCGCGGCCGGGGGGCAGTTCCGCACCCTTCCGTACATGCCGCTGCGGACCCTGATTTTTGATGAAAAAGTGGCAGTGGTTGCCCGCGAGCTGTATCCCGGCGATGTGGCGGGCCTGGTGGTCCGGGATCCGAACCTGATCCGGATCTTCGGGCTCCTTTTCGAGTTCGCCTGGGGCCTTGCGGAACCATACCTGTCCGACAATCCCGGCGGCGAAGGCCTCACGAGCACACAGCGCTCTGTCCTCACGGCACTGGCGTCCGGCTATTCGGACGAGGCCATTGCCCGCCGGGTGGGAATCAGCGTCCGGACGTGCCGCCGCCATATTGCCTGGATGCTGGAGGAACTGGGCGCCGAGAGCCGGTTCCAGGCGGGAATCAAGGCGCATAAGGCCGGGTGGATCTAG